A window of the Candidatus Saccharibacteria bacterium oral taxon 488 genome harbors these coding sequences:
- a CDS encoding YbaB/EbfC family nucleoid-associated protein produces MAFDQVKMLQQLRKAQKQLGKEIIEVEAGDGAVIVQITGELKIKSIKINPKMVDLDNIEQLEHWIQIAIRDGLAKAQEVAAETMKPLMGGLGNLPF; encoded by the coding sequence ATGGCGTTTGACCAAGTCAAGATGTTGCAGCAACTGCGCAAGGCCCAGAAACAGCTCGGCAAGGAAATCATTGAAGTAGAGGCCGGCGACGGTGCGGTGATTGTCCAGATCACCGGCGAGCTAAAAATTAAGTCGATCAAGATTAATCCAAAGATGGTTGATCTCGATAATATCGAGCAGCTGGAGCACTGGATCCAAATCGCAATTCGCGATGGCCTGGCTAAGGCACAGGAAGTTGCTGCCGAGACGATGAAACCGCTGATGGGCGGGCTGGGCAACTTGCCGTTCTAA
- a CDS encoding ABC transporter ATP-binding protein translates to MKPEVGKVRAEDIAAFLAKFDDVEEAIDAIRSFAQPAVSAGLVDLPPTAKPDPAAKVMTPPAAAPERSGRCHIAVTDLAKSYRVGRQTIPALGGVSLDIFAGEFVAITGASGSGKSTLLQLIGGLDKPSTGQILINDQPLSRLSDRQLSRFRSREIGFVFQSFYLQPFLTLSANLEIPAMFARVKPKQRRARAQELAELVGLADRMHHLPRELSGGQIQRTAIARALFNRPNILLADEPTGNLDSANSDRIIDLFHQIRRELGTTVVIVTHNPDIAAAADREIRLKDGRIADA, encoded by the coding sequence ATGAAACCAGAGGTGGGAAAGGTGCGCGCTGAGGATATCGCGGCATTTTTAGCGAAATTTGACGATGTCGAGGAGGCAATCGACGCAATCCGCAGCTTTGCCCAGCCGGCTGTTTCAGCTGGCTTAGTCGACTTACCTCCAACCGCCAAACCCGATCCAGCCGCCAAGGTTATGACACCGCCCGCTGCCGCGCCAGAACGCTCCGGCCGCTGCCACATCGCCGTAACCGACCTCGCTAAATCTTACCGCGTCGGCCGCCAGACCATTCCAGCGCTTGGCGGCGTTAGCCTTGATATTTTCGCTGGCGAATTCGTGGCCATCACTGGCGCTAGCGGCTCGGGCAAAAGTACTTTACTGCAGCTCATCGGCGGGCTCGACAAGCCGTCCACCGGTCAAATCCTCATTAACGACCAGCCGCTCAGCCGCTTGTCCGACCGGCAACTGTCGCGGTTCCGATCGCGTGAAATCGGCTTTGTTTTTCAATCATTTTATCTGCAGCCATTCCTAACTCTGTCCGCCAATCTGGAAATACCCGCCATGTTTGCCCGCGTCAAGCCCAAGCAGCGCCGCGCCCGCGCCCAGGAACTCGCCGAATTGGTCGGACTAGCAGACCGAATGCACCATTTGCCGCGCGAACTTTCCGGCGGTCAAATTCAGCGCACTGCCATCGCCCGCGCCTTATTCAATCGCCCGAATATTTTACTCGCCGACGAACCGACAGGCAATCTGGACAGCGCCAATTCCGACCGCATCATCGATCTATTTCACCAAATTCGCCGCGAACTCGGCACCACGGTCGTTATCGTTACGCATAATCCAGACATCGCCGCAGCAGCCGATCGTGAAATCCGCCTGAAGGACGGGAGAATAGCCGATGCTTAG
- a CDS encoding ATP-dependent helicase, producing MDFHTRYATLNANQRQAVDYIHGSLLVIAGPGTGKTELLSMRTAQILRQTDTLPDSILCLTFTESGAANMRQRLRQIIGEDAYKIAIHTFHSFGTEIINQHRQYFFRGADAQPADELTQHQIVTGILEGLDWRNPLSVKNNGEFVYASELIRVISEFKQSGLTPAELRLVMADNQRVIADIASDIQQVFATKISKKTIELFAPLAEKIAERIGEENAAKTSKEGATELSENAASSAPHHIKPSAALPSSITPYAQVLALSIAHAAQEAIDANSTKPLTAWKNKWCEKNAAGEFVLKDFAASEKLSAAIDVYEAYGNVLAERSLFDYDDMILSIIQACEAHPELRANLQEQFQFIMVDEFQDTNLAQLRLLFDLTGDEDNPNIMAVGDDDQAIFSFQGADVGNIQRFRQQYHDPKIIVLTDNYRSVADILTAARGVITQGTDRLENTIDGLSKQLTAHASGSGARVEVQEFTSVSEERAGVAQQIAELIKRGADPAHITVIARHHKELIELLPYLYRQSLTVNYERHDDILEQDIIQALDKLARVVMAIHQNNLDVANSLLPEVIAHPAFGFSALDIWRLSLHAYKNRELWLESMLANSTFQPFGEWLLERAKDVPNLPLEEQLDKLLGLEIDAGITPIDSVQRTSPENPQTPGAKRVFDRDSSGAHSGRELLQSTGEELSSELRTAIAARASSDARREKRSPSKGSSLNSLADHYFSPDNLAQNPDAYLTTLESLRTLRQKLRDRTTDATPTLADFLEFIDLHRSTKTRLTHIRPQASALGGAINLMTAHKSKGLEFPHVFVIGAIDSAWGEKVRSRSRLIRYPANLQLQPAGTSYDERLRLFFVAMTRAKTTLTMTYSQTNDAGGDTMIASFLTDHTPTIIPAANTPATQITVAQTDWSARLSAPITAELKDVLAPTLETYKLSVTHLNNFLDISRGGPQNFLLNNLLRFPSAKSPAASYGTAIHASLQQLHNLLRADHRLPPAERILQHFRTSLETQHLPPDDFELYLDKGTAALTAFLDAKSSDFHDTELAELDFAHQGVVVGSARLTGKLDVADIDKHNKTIFVTDYKTGKPSHSWKGTSDYEKIKLHKYRQQLMFYQLLVTSSRDYGNFTFTGARLQFVEPDMKTGDILSLEDTFSEEELAEFARLIGVVWRKITTLELPDISGYPADYKGMVQFENDLLTGAA from the coding sequence ATGGATTTTCACACTCGCTACGCCACACTGAACGCCAATCAGCGCCAAGCGGTCGATTATATTCACGGCTCGCTCCTGGTGATCGCCGGGCCGGGCACGGGCAAGACCGAGCTACTGAGCATGCGCACCGCCCAGATTTTGCGCCAGACCGACACGCTGCCGGATAGTATTTTGTGCCTGACATTTACCGAGAGCGGCGCTGCCAACATGCGCCAACGCCTGCGCCAGATTATCGGCGAGGATGCCTATAAAATCGCCATTCACACCTTTCATAGCTTTGGCACGGAGATTATCAATCAGCACCGCCAGTATTTTTTTCGCGGCGCTGACGCCCAGCCGGCGGATGAGCTGACGCAGCACCAAATCGTCACGGGGATCCTCGAGGGGCTTGACTGGCGTAATCCGCTGAGCGTTAAAAACAACGGCGAGTTCGTCTACGCCAGCGAGTTAATCCGGGTCATTTCCGAGTTCAAGCAGAGCGGCCTCACGCCGGCGGAACTGCGGCTGGTGATGGCAGATAATCAGCGCGTCATCGCTGACATTGCCTCCGACATTCAGCAGGTATTTGCGACCAAAATTTCTAAAAAAACCATTGAATTATTTGCGCCGCTGGCAGAGAAGATTGCCGAGAGAATCGGCGAGGAAAATGCTGCGAAAACTAGCAAGGAAGGCGCTACAGAGCTTTCTGAAAATGCCGCCAGCTCAGCGCCGCACCATATCAAACCGTCCGCTGCGCTACCATCCTCCATCACCCCGTACGCTCAGGTTCTGGCGCTCAGCATCGCTCACGCGGCCCAAGAGGCCATCGACGCCAACTCCACCAAACCGCTAACCGCCTGGAAAAACAAGTGGTGCGAAAAGAACGCCGCTGGCGAGTTCGTCCTGAAAGATTTTGCCGCCAGCGAGAAATTATCTGCCGCCATTGATGTCTACGAAGCATACGGCAACGTGCTGGCCGAGCGCTCGCTGTTTGACTACGACGACATGATTTTGTCAATCATTCAAGCCTGCGAAGCCCACCCGGAACTGCGCGCCAACCTCCAGGAGCAATTTCAATTCATCATGGTCGACGAATTTCAAGACACCAACCTGGCGCAGCTGCGGCTACTGTTCGACCTGACTGGCGATGAGGACAATCCCAACATCATGGCGGTCGGCGACGACGACCAGGCAATTTTCAGTTTTCAGGGCGCGGACGTTGGCAATATTCAGCGCTTCCGCCAGCAATACCACGACCCGAAAATCATCGTGCTGACGGACAATTACCGCTCGGTGGCCGACATCTTAACGGCGGCGCGGGGGGTGATCACCCAAGGAACAGATCGCCTGGAGAACACCATTGACGGCTTGTCAAAGCAATTGACCGCGCATGCGTCTGGTAGCGGCGCGCGGGTTGAGGTGCAGGAATTTACCTCAGTGAGCGAGGAGCGGGCAGGGGTAGCCCAGCAAATTGCCGAACTAATCAAACGTGGCGCAGACCCAGCGCATATCACCGTCATCGCCCGCCATCACAAGGAGCTGATCGAGCTGCTGCCATACCTGTACCGCCAGAGCCTGACGGTTAATTACGAGCGGCACGACGATATTTTAGAGCAGGACATCATTCAGGCGCTGGACAAGCTAGCGCGAGTCGTCATGGCGATTCATCAGAATAATCTTGACGTCGCCAACAGCTTACTACCAGAGGTAATCGCCCATCCGGCGTTCGGCTTTTCGGCGCTGGATATCTGGCGATTAAGCCTCCACGCTTATAAAAATCGAGAGCTGTGGCTGGAGAGTATGTTGGCGAACAGCACCTTTCAGCCGTTCGGTGAGTGGCTGCTAGAGCGAGCAAAGGACGTGCCAAATTTGCCGCTGGAGGAGCAGTTGGACAAGTTGTTGGGATTGGAGATAGACGCCGGAATTACTCCAATCGACTCCGTACAGCGAACATCGCCTGAGAACCCTCAGACGCCCGGCGCGAAAAGAGTATTCGATAGGGATAGTTCCGGCGCTCACTCTGGCAGGGAACTCTTGCAATCAACCGGCGAGGAGCTTTCCTCAGAACTTCGTACAGCGATTGCAGCCCGAGCGTCCTCAGACGCCCGGCGCGAAAAGAGGAGTCCTAGTAAAGGCTCTTCGCTTAATTCTCTCGCCGACCACTACTTCTCGCCCGACAACCTCGCCCAAAATCCCGACGCCTACCTAACCACGCTCGAGAGCCTGCGCACGCTGCGCCAAAAATTACGCGACCGCACTACCGACGCGACCCCGACACTGGCGGACTTCCTAGAATTCATCGACCTGCACCGCTCGACCAAAACCCGCCTGACACACATCCGCCCCCAGGCCAGCGCCCTCGGCGGCGCCATCAACCTGATGACCGCCCACAAATCCAAAGGCCTGGAATTCCCGCACGTCTTCGTCATCGGGGCAATCGACAGCGCTTGGGGCGAGAAAGTCCGCTCGCGCTCGCGGCTGATTCGCTATCCCGCCAACCTCCAGCTCCAGCCCGCCGGCACCAGCTACGACGAACGGCTGCGGCTATTCTTCGTGGCGATGACCCGCGCCAAAACCACCCTGACCATGACCTATTCCCAGACCAACGACGCCGGCGGCGACACCATGATCGCCAGCTTTCTGACCGACCACACACCGACGATTATCCCCGCTGCCAACACACCCGCGACGCAAATTACCGTGGCGCAAACCGACTGGAGCGCGCGGCTGAGCGCGCCGATTACCGCGGAGCTCAAGGATGTACTGGCGCCGACCTTAGAAACCTACAAACTTTCCGTCACTCATCTCAATAATTTCCTCGACATCTCGCGCGGCGGCCCGCAGAACTTTTTGTTGAATAATCTGCTGCGCTTTCCGTCCGCCAAAAGTCCCGCCGCCAGCTACGGTACCGCCATTCACGCCAGCCTCCAGCAGCTGCACAATCTGCTACGCGCCGACCACCGCCTGCCGCCTGCCGAACGCATCCTACAACATTTCCGCACATCGCTCGAGACCCAGCACCTGCCGCCCGACGATTTCGAACTGTATTTGGACAAGGGCACGGCGGCGCTGACGGCGTTTCTGGACGCCAAATCGTCCGATTTTCATGACACGGAGCTGGCGGAACTCGATTTCGCTCATCAGGGCGTCGTCGTTGGCAGCGCGCGCCTGACTGGTAAGCTGGACGTCGCTGACATTGATAAGCATAATAAAACCATATTCGTGACCGATTACAAGACCGGCAAGCCATCGCACTCCTGGAAGGGCACGTCTGATTACGAAAAAATCAAGCTCCACAAATACCGCCAGCAGCTGATGTTCTATCAACTCTTGGTCACATCATCACGCGATTATGGCAATTTCACCTTCACCGGCGCCCGCCTGCAGTTCGTCGAGCCAGATATGAAAACTGGCGACATCCTCAGCTTGGAAGATACGTTCTCCGAGGAGGAATTAGCTGAATTCGCCCGGCTCATCGGCGTCGTCTGGCGGAAAATCACCACGCTGGAACTGCCGGATATTTCTGGGTATCCAGCGGACTATAAGGGGATGGTGCAGTTTGAGAATGATTTGTTAACAGGGGCGGCGTAG
- a CDS encoding HAD family hydrolase: MRDYLDIIKRNLLSPIVLAIFLLAGALIYVREYRDAWFISVVIVVNSLIGIVQEIRAKRVLHRLELMSAPRARVLRDGQAVEVPYDSLVVGDEIILRAGDELPADAAVTASKGLELNESMLTGESAAVEKAVGDTVLAATTVLAGEGAARVTAVGDQTKAGAISQVLKRYKPELTPLQVAIWRAITFLTYGAIVLATLIFIVYYFSGDDVVIILKTITSAAVTVVPEGLLLASSLLLAFGSLRLAQAKVLPQKLAAIEAMALLNLLAVDKTGTLTSDEVTLERVVAFDEMILANSITDTSEKSAAQAAAGSPERRFSEIKLSEAASDVAELAALIAHETSGGNITGQAILAEITPPKHADIIEVMAFSSARKMAGVRAKIDGKTRTLMMGAPEFVAKLAPVDAMLQRQLDEWADSGLRVLMLAEFDDETAKLKDLPDGSGRAIGAVILRNSLRDGVIDTVKFLQEQGVVIRVISGDNPRTVQHIARQAGINNPDKAILGSALAGLSDKAFDKAADEHTIFARVLPEQKERLIAHFKQSGKFTGMVGDGVNDALALKKSDLGVAMYAGAPASRRVADIILLNNSFTSLPIGMKLGNRIMQAIEVIATLFFHKIIYGVVLLLSTMLVGLNYPYAPRHITFLNIFLVTMPTIMWTLFPPRPRHRVNPAHFWRDTLRAVAPIALLTGLTVAFTYWSGVTLHPNQAAEAATMTVLTATFFGVYLVFLVGPMLGVVLDKRAHLARTLYMAGVLFVTLVSFGIEPLRQFFDFTMPNVTLLWPGIAVVVPVALAQWWLARRAGRKFADMVEVADKQTQTNHPE, from the coding sequence ATGCGAGATTATCTGGATATTATCAAGAGAAATTTACTGTCGCCGATTGTGCTGGCGATTTTCCTGCTGGCCGGGGCGCTGATTTATGTGCGCGAGTACCGGGACGCTTGGTTTATTTCAGTGGTGATCGTGGTCAATTCGCTGATCGGCATCGTTCAGGAAATTCGTGCCAAGCGGGTGCTGCACCGGCTGGAGCTGATGAGTGCGCCCAGGGCGCGGGTGCTGCGTGATGGCCAGGCGGTGGAGGTGCCGTATGATTCGCTGGTGGTGGGTGATGAGATTATCCTTAGGGCTGGTGATGAGCTGCCGGCGGACGCGGCAGTGACAGCGTCGAAGGGCCTGGAGCTGAATGAAAGTATGCTCACTGGCGAGTCGGCGGCGGTCGAGAAAGCGGTTGGCGACACGGTGCTGGCGGCAACTACGGTGCTGGCGGGCGAAGGTGCGGCGCGGGTCACGGCGGTCGGCGACCAGACGAAAGCCGGCGCTATCAGCCAAGTCCTCAAGCGCTACAAACCGGAATTGACACCGCTGCAGGTGGCGATTTGGCGGGCGATCACTTTCTTGACATACGGCGCGATTGTGTTGGCGACATTGATTTTTATAGTGTATTATTTCTCGGGCGATGATGTGGTGATTATCTTAAAGACCATTACTTCGGCGGCGGTAACGGTGGTGCCGGAGGGGTTGCTGCTGGCCAGTTCCCTGCTGCTGGCGTTCGGCTCGCTGCGGCTGGCGCAGGCCAAGGTGTTGCCGCAGAAATTAGCGGCGATCGAGGCAATGGCCCTGCTGAATTTACTAGCGGTGGACAAGACTGGCACGCTGACCAGCGACGAGGTGACACTGGAGCGGGTGGTGGCGTTTGATGAGATGATACTGGCAAATTCGATCACGGATACCTCGGAAAAATCCGCAGCCCAAGCGGCCGCGGGCAGCCCAGAGCGTAGATTTTCGGAGATAAAACTATCTGAAGCTGCTTCGGACGTTGCCGAGCTGGCCGCCCTCATCGCCCATGAAACCAGCGGCGGCAATATCACCGGGCAAGCGATCCTAGCGGAAATCACGCCGCCCAAGCACGCAGATATCATCGAGGTGATGGCCTTTTCCTCGGCGCGCAAGATGGCGGGCGTCCGGGCGAAGATTGACGGGAAAACCAGGACATTGATGATGGGGGCGCCGGAGTTTGTGGCCAAGCTAGCGCCGGTTGACGCCATGCTCCAGCGCCAGCTGGACGAGTGGGCAGACAGCGGCCTACGGGTGCTGATGCTGGCGGAATTTGATGATGAAACGGCGAAGCTCAAGGATCTGCCAGACGGCTCTGGCCGGGCGATTGGCGCGGTGATCTTGCGTAATTCCCTGCGCGACGGCGTGATTGATACAGTCAAGTTCCTCCAGGAGCAAGGCGTGGTTATTCGCGTGATTTCTGGCGATAATCCGCGCACCGTTCAGCACATTGCGCGCCAGGCGGGCATCAACAATCCGGACAAGGCGATTCTCGGCTCGGCGCTAGCAGGTCTCAGCGATAAGGCCTTCGACAAGGCCGCTGATGAACACACGATTTTTGCCCGCGTGCTACCGGAGCAGAAGGAGCGGCTGATCGCTCATTTCAAGCAGTCCGGTAAGTTCACCGGCATGGTCGGCGACGGCGTTAACGATGCGCTGGCGCTGAAAAAATCTGACCTCGGTGTGGCGATGTACGCCGGTGCTCCGGCGTCGCGGCGGGTGGCGGACATAATTTTACTCAACAATTCGTTCACATCCCTGCCGATCGGTATGAAGCTGGGCAATCGGATCATGCAAGCGATCGAAGTGATAGCCACCCTGTTCTTTCACAAGATTATTTACGGCGTGGTGCTGCTACTCAGTACCATGCTGGTCGGGCTGAATTATCCGTACGCGCCGCGGCACATCACGTTTCTCAATATTTTCCTGGTGACCATGCCGACGATCATGTGGACGCTGTTTCCGCCACGGCCGCGCCACCGGGTCAATCCGGCGCATTTCTGGCGCGACACCTTGCGGGCGGTGGCGCCAATTGCGCTGCTGACGGGCCTGACGGTGGCCTTTACCTATTGGTCGGGCGTGACGCTGCATCCAAATCAGGCGGCCGAGGCAGCGACGATGACGGTCCTCACAGCTACGTTCTTCGGGGTTTATCTGGTGTTTTTGGTCGGTCCGATGCTCGGTGTGGTCCTGGATAAGCGGGCGCATCTGGCGCGGACGCTATATATGGCGGGTGTGCTGTTCGTCACTCTGGTGAGCTTTGGTATTGAGCCGCTCAGGCAGTTCTTTGACTTTACTATGCCAAATGTCACCCTGCTCTGGCCGGGCATCGCTGTAGTCGTTCCCGTCGCCTTGGCCCAGTGGTGGCTGGCTCGCCGCGCTGGTCGGAAGTTTGCTGATATGGTAGAGGTGGCTGATAAGCAGACTCAGACGAACCACCCAGAATGA
- a CDS encoding ABC transporter permease, whose translation MLRITDSLRLAGTKLRVRRIRLSITVVVSGLLFAALLAGLTMLMGAQQSVEEFDRGSLNSRYLVAQTAIRPNNIEFTSNLTARAEAERTQMIKDKQALAARLGLPYDPKSEPPIMQSFPDSQPYPNNQSVIVQRLIRQETAKLPRLTADAQWQFARTHGAVRQFSIQSIATNGMLNYMERGIESFDDKRQQNNQPTPLEEFKQQFSSITAIDQSLLGGYLLAGASAKPSEIPLIIRYQDAEVLLGLKPLDKNASNDTQLARLKELRQKAGQLTFSACYRNPTSRALLQTAKQQIQAAANQAKKPSADYVKPDREYAMPSADSCAAPTVIKDNRSAETKRTEANQRYFDQTFGSAQPEPAQAKFTFRVVGLMPDGIKATQSDIGSFLQQFLSTRLSYTWIMPRGSMTTAAQTAFESTIQTANNDQGGANRDETLAIYEFSDPNKARSYLAAASCGEGASGGTEITDLSAQPEPAEASKTQKSNKSICLPHYVVFASPTGSNSLVNYDAMERLKPIIMWTFIGVTIIAAFILLIIISRTIADSRKESAVFRALGATRLDISQIYFVYTMIVALLTALFSIAAGLIVVYIADNVFASQITATLRIAMTPKDLATTFHFWTIDWAIIGAVALSIIAAAVLACLIPLIRNTRRNPIKDMRDE comes from the coding sequence ATGCTTAGAATCACCGATTCGCTGCGGCTGGCTGGCACCAAACTCCGAGTGCGGCGCATTCGCTTATCTATCACCGTAGTCGTGTCCGGGCTGCTTTTCGCGGCGCTGCTGGCGGGACTAACTATGCTAATGGGCGCCCAGCAGAGCGTCGAGGAGTTTGATCGAGGCAGCCTGAATAGCCGCTATTTGGTGGCGCAAACTGCCATTCGGCCAAATAATATTGAATTTACCTCAAATCTAACTGCTCGCGCCGAAGCCGAACGTACGCAAATGATCAAGGACAAGCAGGCGCTGGCCGCCCGCCTCGGCCTGCCATACGACCCAAAATCCGAACCACCAATTATGCAGTCGTTTCCTGATAGCCAGCCGTACCCGAACAACCAGAGCGTCATTGTCCAGCGGCTTATTCGCCAGGAGACCGCCAAATTACCGCGCCTCACAGCGGACGCGCAGTGGCAATTTGCCCGCACCCACGGTGCCGTGCGACAGTTTAGTATTCAATCAATCGCCACCAATGGCATGCTAAATTATATGGAGCGAGGAATTGAGTCGTTTGACGACAAGCGCCAGCAAAACAACCAGCCGACACCGCTGGAAGAATTTAAACAGCAATTCAGCAGTATAACCGCCATCGACCAATCGTTGCTGGGCGGATATTTGCTCGCTGGCGCCAGCGCCAAACCCAGCGAGATCCCGCTGATTATCCGCTACCAGGACGCCGAAGTGCTGCTTGGCCTCAAGCCGCTGGATAAAAATGCCAGCAATGACACGCAACTAGCACGACTCAAAGAATTGCGCCAAAAAGCCGGGCAGCTGACATTCAGCGCCTGTTATCGCAACCCGACTTCGCGAGCGTTACTGCAAACCGCCAAACAGCAAATCCAAGCTGCCGCCAATCAGGCCAAGAAACCATCCGCCGATTATGTCAAGCCAGACCGCGAATACGCCATGCCGTCCGCTGATTCCTGCGCTGCGCCAACCGTCATTAAGGATAATCGCTCAGCCGAAACCAAGCGTACCGAAGCTAACCAGCGCTATTTTGATCAGACTTTCGGATCAGCCCAGCCCGAACCCGCCCAGGCTAAATTTACTTTCCGCGTCGTCGGCCTGATGCCAGACGGTATTAAGGCTACCCAAAGCGACATCGGCAGCTTCTTACAGCAATTTTTAAGCACCCGCCTGTCATACACCTGGATCATGCCGCGCGGCTCAATGACTACCGCAGCGCAAACGGCATTTGAATCGACTATTCAAACCGCCAACAATGATCAAGGCGGCGCCAATAGAGACGAGACACTAGCTATCTATGAATTCAGCGACCCCAATAAAGCTCGCAGCTACCTGGCAGCCGCTTCTTGCGGCGAAGGAGCTTCTGGCGGTACGGAAATAACCGATTTATCCGCGCAACCCGAACCCGCTGAAGCTTCCAAAACCCAAAAATCTAATAAGTCAATCTGCCTGCCGCACTACGTAGTATTCGCGTCGCCCACCGGCAGCAACTCGCTCGTCAATTACGACGCCATGGAACGCCTCAAGCCGATCATCATGTGGACATTCATCGGCGTGACGATCATCGCCGCCTTTATCTTGCTGATTATCATCTCCCGCACTATCGCCGACAGCCGCAAAGAATCCGCAGTTTTTCGAGCGCTCGGAGCAACGCGGCTTGATATTAGCCAAATTTATTTCGTTTACACCATGATCGTGGCGCTGCTTACCGCGCTGTTTAGCATCGCCGCCGGACTAATTGTCGTATATATCGCCGACAATGTGTTCGCTAGTCAAATCACCGCGACGCTGCGCATCGCCATGACGCCGAAAGATTTGGCGACAACTTTCCATTTCTGGACGATTGACTGGGCAATTATCGGCGCGGTCGCCCTCAGTATCATCGCTGCTGCTGTACTGGCGTGCCTGATACCGCTCATCCGCAACACCCGCCGCAACCCGATCAAGGATATGCGCGACGAGTAG
- the recR gene encoding recombination protein RecR encodes MKPTILPAALTTLIDEFGGLPGVGPRTAERYAYAVLRRDARRAEQLARALDRLHTRVKTCPVTFALIDHDQEVSPLYQDESRNRRLICVVEEPLDIVALERTGQYSGTYHVLGGAISPIDGIGPEQLHIPELIERIKHDDAEELIIATNASVEGESTALFLQRYLQEAGLTITISRLARGIPVGVDLEYADQITLTHALEGRRTL; translated from the coding sequence ATGAAACCGACGATTTTGCCGGCGGCGCTGACGACGCTGATTGATGAGTTTGGCGGGCTGCCTGGGGTTGGGCCGCGAACCGCTGAACGCTATGCCTATGCCGTACTTCGGCGTGACGCCAGACGGGCCGAGCAGCTAGCGCGGGCGCTGGATCGGCTGCACACACGCGTCAAAACCTGTCCGGTCACGTTCGCGTTGATTGATCATGATCAAGAGGTGTCACCGCTATACCAAGACGAGTCGCGCAATCGACGCTTGATTTGCGTGGTCGAAGAGCCACTGGATATCGTGGCGCTAGAGCGGACGGGGCAATATAGCGGCACCTATCACGTGCTGGGCGGCGCGATTTCGCCAATTGATGGCATCGGCCCGGAGCAGCTGCATATCCCCGAGCTCATTGAGCGGATCAAGCATGATGACGCCGAGGAATTGATCATCGCCACCAACGCGTCGGTCGAGGGTGAGTCAACCGCGCTCTTTTTGCAGCGCTACCTCCAGGAGGCCGGCCTCACTATCACCATCTCACGCCTGGCCCGCGGCATCCCCGTCGGCGTCGACCTCGAATACGCCGACCAAATCACGCTGACGCACGCGCTGGAGGGGCGGCGGACATTATAG